The following proteins are co-located in the Opitutaceae bacterium genome:
- a CDS encoding thioredoxin family protein, producing MKTSAKFYHAGCPVCLDAERVVTRYLDPTKIQVEIVHLGTAKNRIAEAAAAGVKSVPALVIDGKPVHMNFGAALSDLK from the coding sequence ATGAAAACTTCCGCAAAATTCTATCACGCCGGCTGCCCTGTTTGTCTCGACGCCGAACGCGTTGTCACCCGCTACCTCGATCCCACCAAGATCCAGGTTGAGATCGTCCACCTGGGCACCGCAAAAAACCGCATCGCAGAAGCAGCTGCGGCAGGAGTAAAATCCGTGCCCGCCCTCGTCATCGACGGCAAACCCGTGCACATGAACTTCGGCGCCGCATTGTCCGACCTGAAGTAG
- a CDS encoding helix-turn-helix transcriptional regulator, protein MPAQNLSIDERSAYRRLEDVVGCKWSAAVVGALKRGVTRPGRLERYIPGISTKVLTERLRKLRDYGLITREELAGKVQHVEYSLTPTGVKLAGIIEQLHALQAEHVPPSPEEAEEPRVRRAVRRSRKL, encoded by the coding sequence ATGCCCGCCCAAAATCTTTCCATCGACGAACGCTCGGCCTATCGGCGGCTCGAGGATGTGGTTGGCTGCAAGTGGTCGGCCGCTGTTGTCGGTGCGCTGAAACGGGGCGTGACGCGGCCAGGCAGGCTGGAGCGCTACATTCCGGGGATATCGACGAAGGTGCTGACCGAGCGCCTGCGCAAGCTGCGCGACTACGGACTGATCACCCGCGAGGAACTTGCGGGAAAGGTTCAGCATGTCGAATACAGCCTCACTCCGACCGGTGTGAAGCTGGCCGGCATCATTGAACAACTGCATGCGCTGCAGGCTGAGCATGTGCCTCCAAGTCCGGAGGAAGCGGAAGAACCGCGTGTGCGCCGCGCCGTCAGGCGCTCGAGGAAATTGTAG
- a CDS encoding glycosyl hydrolase, with amino-acid sequence MSFSRAFRAGIVVVVSLFSMQQASAVDEHLERGFLRPPAAARPWVYYVVMDGTLTREGITADFEAMREAGIGGLMIMEVDLGLPRGPVGFMSPEWREIFTHAENEARRLGLEIGVIAGPGWCGTGGPWVSPEQSMQHLVASEMNVTGPAHFNRELPRPQPRVPFFGAKTMTPELTREWKEFYRDVRVLAFPTPRGGLRTEGIDEKALYRRAPFSSVPGVKPFLPMPADFPSAPPDECVRTNAIVDLTSRLGPDGRLDWSVPPGEWTILRFGRVSTGQTTRPAPASGLGFESDKFSVAAVENHLAHYPGPLLSGLGPDSRKGGGVQVLHFDSWEMSAQNWSGEFANEFRKRRNYDPWAWLPAFTGRVVDSPEKTERFLWDLRQTAQELVVANHMLPLKAMARKHGLTFSIEPYDMNPNADLTLGAAADLPMGEFWWHCPNFNTDYSVIEAASIGHTNGRRIIGAEAFTSDPGEDWRGYPGSVKGLGDWAFCAGINRFYIHRYTHQPYLDRRPGMMMWKYGVHWERTQTWWPMAGACHEYFSRCQFMLQQGQPVADILYLAGEGAPQVFRPPPDATTGNRPDRREYNFDGCAPETLLEGVTVRDGRIHLRDGGSYAVLVLPNRPTMTPRLLRRLDALVSAGATILGPRPRHSPSLENFPDCDDEVRTLADAVWGPCDGRAVKEHAHGKGRVVWDADAAPQDVFTQYSAHAGTAALLKRMAVAPDFESDGPVRYTHRRLGTTELYFVANRENRAVDANCVFRVAGPQPELWDPVTGGRRPLRRFGTQAGRTTIPLRFEPEQSFFVIFRSAPENQAGWEGVENFAAMHSVQEVRGPWTVAFDPRWGGPERVAFDVLENWIQRPETGIRHYSGVAVYRKRFEWEPGGGERGARRLWLDLGTVKNIARVRLNGRDVGVVWCSPWRVEVSGALRRGANDLEIEVANLWPNRMIGDLALPPAERFTWSSLNPFKPDSPLLDSGLLGPVTLLAEQAGAGRIGER; translated from the coding sequence ATGAGTTTTTCGAGAGCTTTTCGTGCAGGCATTGTGGTGGTCGTGTCGTTGTTCTCAATGCAGCAGGCCTCTGCAGTCGACGAGCACCTAGAACGCGGCTTTCTGCGGCCTCCTGCCGCAGCGCGACCGTGGGTCTACTACGTTGTGATGGATGGAACGCTCACGCGCGAAGGCATCACCGCCGATTTTGAAGCGATGCGCGAGGCCGGCATCGGCGGTCTCATGATCATGGAAGTGGACCTCGGCCTGCCCCGCGGTCCGGTGGGGTTCATGAGCCCGGAATGGCGGGAGATTTTTACCCATGCGGAAAACGAGGCACGACGACTGGGACTGGAGATCGGTGTGATTGCCGGGCCGGGATGGTGCGGCACAGGCGGACCGTGGGTGTCGCCCGAGCAGTCGATGCAGCATCTGGTCGCGAGTGAAATGAATGTGACGGGACCCGCGCATTTCAACCGCGAGCTGCCGCGTCCCCAGCCGAGGGTCCCGTTCTTTGGCGCGAAAACCATGACTCCAGAGCTGACGCGCGAATGGAAGGAGTTCTATCGCGACGTCCGTGTGCTGGCCTTCCCCACGCCGCGCGGCGGTCTGAGAACTGAAGGGATAGACGAGAAGGCGCTCTATCGCCGGGCGCCGTTTTCCTCGGTGCCCGGAGTGAAGCCGTTTCTGCCCATGCCGGCCGATTTTCCCTCCGCGCCGCCCGATGAATGCGTTCGGACGAATGCGATCGTGGATCTGACGTCGCGGCTTGGTCCCGATGGGCGGCTAGACTGGTCGGTCCCGCCCGGTGAATGGACGATTCTGCGCTTTGGGCGCGTGAGCACCGGGCAGACCACGCGGCCGGCTCCGGCCAGCGGGCTTGGATTCGAAAGCGACAAGTTTTCGGTTGCGGCGGTGGAGAATCATCTGGCGCATTATCCGGGTCCATTGCTAAGCGGCCTGGGGCCCGATTCGCGGAAGGGCGGCGGGGTGCAGGTGCTTCATTTCGACAGTTGGGAGATGAGCGCGCAGAACTGGTCGGGGGAGTTTGCGAACGAGTTCCGGAAGCGCCGCAACTACGATCCCTGGGCCTGGCTGCCGGCGTTCACCGGCCGTGTTGTCGACAGCCCCGAAAAGACGGAACGTTTCCTGTGGGACCTGCGCCAGACCGCGCAGGAACTGGTTGTCGCGAACCACATGCTGCCGCTCAAGGCGATGGCGCGGAAGCACGGTCTGACGTTCTCGATCGAACCGTATGACATGAATCCCAATGCGGATCTCACGCTCGGCGCCGCGGCGGATCTGCCGATGGGGGAATTCTGGTGGCATTGTCCGAACTTCAACACGGACTACAGCGTCATTGAGGCTGCCTCCATCGGCCACACCAACGGCAGGCGGATCATCGGCGCGGAGGCGTTCACTTCGGACCCGGGCGAGGACTGGCGGGGGTATCCCGGCTCGGTCAAGGGACTGGGCGACTGGGCGTTCTGCGCGGGGATCAATCGCTTCTACATACACCGCTACACGCACCAGCCGTATCTTGACCGCAGGCCGGGAATGATGATGTGGAAGTATGGAGTGCACTGGGAGCGCACGCAGACCTGGTGGCCCATGGCCGGGGCGTGTCATGAATATTTCTCGCGCTGCCAGTTCATGCTGCAGCAGGGGCAGCCTGTTGCGGACATCCTCTACCTCGCCGGTGAAGGCGCGCCGCAGGTGTTTCGTCCGCCGCCCGATGCGACGACCGGCAACCGGCCGGACCGCCGCGAGTACAATTTCGATGGTTGTGCGCCTGAGACGCTGCTCGAGGGCGTGACAGTCAGGGATGGGCGGATCCATTTGCGCGATGGCGGAAGCTATGCCGTGCTCGTGCTGCCGAACCGGCCTACAATGACCCCGCGCCTGCTGCGCAGGCTGGATGCGCTCGTGAGCGCCGGAGCGACGATCCTTGGTCCGCGCCCGCGGCATTCACCGAGCCTTGAGAATTTTCCCGATTGTGACGACGAGGTCCGCACGCTTGCGGATGCGGTGTGGGGCCCATGCGACGGGCGTGCGGTGAAGGAGCATGCGCACGGCAAGGGCCGGGTTGTCTGGGATGCGGATGCGGCGCCGCAGGATGTCTTCACGCAGTACAGCGCCCACGCGGGCACCGCCGCGCTGCTGAAGCGGATGGCGGTTGCACCCGACTTCGAAAGTGACGGACCGGTGCGCTACACGCATCGCAGGCTGGGGACGACGGAGCTGTATTTTGTCGCCAACCGCGAGAATCGCGCTGTGGACGCGAACTGCGTGTTCCGGGTTGCTGGGCCGCAGCCCGAGCTTTGGGATCCCGTCACTGGCGGACGCAGGCCTCTGCGGAGATTCGGGACCCAGGCCGGTCGCACCACGATTCCCCTGCGTTTCGAGCCGGAGCAGTCCTTCTTTGTCATCTTCCGCAGCGCTCCCGAAAATCAGGCAGGTTGGGAAGGGGTGGAGAATTTCGCGGCGATGCATTCCGTGCAGGAAGTGCGCGGACCCTGGACCGTCGCGTTTGATCCCAGGTGGGGAGGCCCGGAGCGGGTCGCTTTCGACGTGCTTGAAAACTGGATACAGCGGCCCGAAACCGGCATCCGGCACTATTCCGGAGTGGCGGTTTACCGGAAGCGGTTTGAATGGGAACCGGGCGGCGGCGAACGCGGTGCACGGCGCCTCTGGCTCGACCTCGGGACCGTGAAGAACATCGCGCGAGTGCGACTCAACGGGCGCGATGTGGGCGTTGTCTGGTGTTCGCCCTGGCGGGTCGAAGTATCGGGCGCGCTGCGGCGCGGCGCCAACGACCTGGAGATCGAGGTCGCGAATCTCTGGCCGAACCGGATGATCGGGGATCTGGCGCTGCCGCCTGCGGAGCGGTTCACCTGGTCCTCGCTGAATCCGTTCAAGCCGGACAGCCCGCTTCTGGATTCCGGGCTCCTCGGCCCGGTCACGCTGCTGGCGGAGCAGGCGGGGGCCGGGCGGATTGGCGAGCGTTGA
- a CDS encoding HlyD family efflux transporter periplasmic adaptor subunit — protein sequence MNPNHQKSPGAKPARAARRWTRFVPWIAGGIVVALIVTGLWPKPLPAELATVARGPLQLTVNEEGMTRLKFRYSVSSPVAGLLRRIDLKPGTAVEAGKTVLATLETRDSDFLDARTRAQAEAAVKAATAMLAEVSARRESAAAAAVLARTEFERIQMLYTSGSASRQEFDAAELRHTVAEQNSRAAGFALQVAEHELQQARAMLARGTGTNDATSEPLVITSPITGRILKVFQESERVVPAGFPLLEVGDPTDIEARIEVLSRDAVAIKPGATALLHKWGGVEPLRARVRVVEPAAFTKISALGVEEQRVYVVADLLNPPDERPSLGDSYRVEGSIVVWSSDDALKAPSGAFFQRGSQWMTYRVDGSRARLCPVRIAHNNGIEAEVLEGLAAGDKVVVYPGDRLTDGSRIEAMTVTTH from the coding sequence ATGAACCCGAATCACCAGAAATCTCCCGGAGCAAAGCCCGCGCGAGCCGCGCGTCGTTGGACGCGTTTCGTGCCGTGGATCGCCGGCGGAATCGTCGTCGCGCTGATCGTGACCGGCCTCTGGCCAAAGCCCCTGCCGGCGGAACTCGCGACGGTCGCCCGCGGGCCGCTCCAACTGACGGTCAACGAGGAGGGCATGACACGACTCAAGTTCCGCTATTCCGTTTCGAGCCCGGTCGCCGGACTGCTGCGCCGCATTGACCTCAAGCCCGGCACTGCGGTCGAGGCCGGTAAAACGGTCCTCGCGACACTGGAGACGCGCGATTCCGATTTTCTCGACGCCAGAACCCGCGCCCAGGCCGAGGCCGCCGTCAAGGCGGCCACCGCCATGCTTGCTGAGGTTTCCGCGCGCCGCGAAAGCGCCGCGGCCGCAGCCGTTCTTGCGCGCACGGAGTTCGAGCGTATCCAAATGTTGTATACATCGGGCTCCGCCTCGCGCCAGGAATTCGACGCCGCCGAGCTCCGCCACACCGTAGCCGAGCAGAACAGCCGCGCCGCCGGATTCGCACTCCAGGTCGCCGAGCACGAACTTCAGCAGGCCCGCGCCATGCTCGCGCGCGGCACCGGCACCAACGACGCCACCAGCGAGCCGCTCGTCATCACCTCGCCCATAACCGGCAGGATTCTCAAGGTTTTCCAGGAGAGTGAACGCGTCGTCCCGGCGGGATTTCCACTTCTCGAGGTCGGCGATCCCACCGACATCGAGGCTCGCATCGAGGTGCTTTCACGCGATGCCGTGGCGATCAAACCCGGTGCAACCGCGCTCCTGCACAAATGGGGCGGCGTCGAACCGCTGCGCGCGCGGGTCCGCGTGGTGGAACCCGCCGCCTTCACGAAGATTTCCGCCCTCGGAGTCGAGGAACAGCGCGTCTATGTGGTCGCCGACCTGCTCAATCCCCCCGATGAACGCCCCTCCCTCGGCGACTCCTATCGCGTGGAGGGAAGCATCGTCGTCTGGTCATCCGACGACGCCCTCAAGGCGCCATCGGGCGCCTTTTTCCAGCGGGGCAGCCAGTGGATGACCTATAGGGTGGACGGTTCGCGCGCCCGCCTGTGTCCCGTGCGCATTGCTCACAACAACGGCATCGAAGCCGAGGTTCTCGAAGGCCTCGCAGCAGGGGACAAGGTCGTCGTCTATCCGGGCGACCGCCTCACCGACGGCAGCCGAATCGAGGCCATGACCGTGACCACGCATTGA
- a CDS encoding DUF1549 domain-containing protein — MLWFRFLGLCPLLASIPANASGATVDYLRDVKPILTRHCVRCHGEGKEEAGLRIDTAEAMKLGGESGSISKLRHGRESLLIEVITGTHTDIPRMPYKKPPLGADQIATLRAWVNQGAIAPQNEEPGRFIHWAFVPPSRPEPPPVKQKRWVRNTIDRFILARLEKEAIKPSPEADRVTLLRRVSLDLTGIPPTPAEVDAFLRDRSRDAYERVVDRLLASSRYGERWARTWLDVARYSDSDGYSVDSPRQIWKYRDWVISAFNRDLPYDRFVVEQLAGDLLPEPTLEQRVATGFNRNTQINQEGGIDPEQFRVESVVDRANTYGTAFLGLTVSCAQCHDHKFDPLTQKEYYQLFAFFNNSPNDGHGESKAGGRLEFPGESALPPDHEVELEKARTALTAFLDGKSDHVVREIAELTPDSIQALKQKTRDAIAIPWAEQSLEQRRDIYFTLNGADTEFLNLNQSFLALDRAPRFVSTLVMSELPAPRQTFLFINGDFTRHGEAVSPGTPQELPPLTAQNPNRLDLARWTVDPGNPLTARVAVNRIWQQYWGRGLVETENDFGTQGEPPSHPELLDWLATEFIAQGWSMKAMHRLIVTSAAYRQASTVRRDLENIDPLNKLCARQTRIRLDAEVIRDVCLSASGLLFEKLGGPPVHPPQPDGVMALGQVRRPWPTSTGDDRHRRGIYTQRWRGTLHPAFAVFDAPDGVTACTRRLHSNTPLQALTLLNDPQFHEFSQALARRMLDTRRGGITSQIETAFRLCLARKPDRIERRRLVDLYQQQLQAASGSDPQRRLEAWETVARVLLNLDETITRE; from the coding sequence ATGCTTTGGTTTCGTTTTCTCGGCTTGTGCCCGCTCCTGGCGTCAATTCCCGCCAACGCATCGGGCGCGACGGTTGACTACCTGCGCGACGTCAAGCCGATCCTCACCCGGCATTGCGTCCGCTGCCACGGCGAGGGCAAGGAGGAGGCCGGCCTGCGCATCGACACCGCCGAAGCCATGAAGCTGGGCGGCGAAAGCGGCTCCATCTCCAAGCTCCGCCACGGTCGCGAAAGCCTGCTGATCGAGGTTATCACCGGCACCCACACGGACATTCCGCGCATGCCGTACAAGAAGCCGCCGCTGGGAGCCGATCAGATCGCAACGCTGCGCGCATGGGTGAATCAGGGCGCCATCGCTCCACAAAACGAGGAGCCCGGCCGCTTCATCCACTGGGCCTTCGTTCCGCCATCCCGCCCCGAACCGCCACCCGTGAAGCAGAAGCGATGGGTCAGGAACACCATCGATCGCTTCATTCTCGCCCGCCTCGAAAAAGAAGCGATCAAACCTTCGCCCGAAGCGGATCGGGTCACTCTGCTGCGCCGGGTCAGTCTCGACCTGACAGGCATTCCGCCGACGCCCGCAGAGGTCGACGCATTTCTCCGCGACAGGTCGCGCGACGCCTACGAGCGCGTCGTTGACCGCCTGCTCGCCTCCTCGCGCTACGGCGAGCGCTGGGCGCGCACCTGGCTCGATGTGGCGCGCTACAGCGATTCCGATGGCTACAGCGTCGATTCTCCACGGCAGATCTGGAAATACCGCGACTGGGTGATCAGCGCCTTCAACCGCGATCTGCCCTATGATCGTTTTGTCGTCGAGCAGCTCGCCGGCGATCTTCTTCCGGAGCCGACTCTGGAGCAGCGTGTCGCCACCGGATTCAACCGCAACACCCAGATCAACCAGGAGGGCGGCATCGATCCGGAACAGTTCCGCGTCGAGTCCGTTGTTGATCGCGCCAACACCTACGGCACCGCCTTCCTCGGGCTCACGGTGAGCTGCGCCCAGTGCCATGACCACAAGTTCGACCCACTCACGCAGAAGGAGTACTACCAGCTCTTCGCCTTCTTCAACAACAGCCCCAATGACGGCCACGGTGAGTCGAAGGCCGGGGGACGGCTCGAGTTTCCCGGCGAATCCGCCCTTCCCCCCGATCATGAAGTCGAACTGGAAAAGGCCCGCACCGCACTCACCGCCTTCCTCGACGGAAAGTCCGATCATGTCGTCAGGGAGATCGCCGAACTCACGCCCGATTCGATTCAAGCACTGAAGCAGAAGACACGGGATGCGATCGCGATTCCCTGGGCGGAACAATCCCTGGAGCAGCGCCGCGACATCTACTTCACGCTCAACGGAGCCGATACCGAATTTCTCAACCTGAACCAGTCCTTTCTCGCGCTCGATCGCGCACCGCGATTCGTCTCGACGCTCGTGATGTCCGAGCTGCCGGCGCCGCGTCAGACTTTTCTCTTCATCAACGGCGACTTCACCCGCCACGGCGAAGCCGTTTCCCCGGGTACGCCGCAGGAGCTCCCGCCGCTGACAGCACAAAATCCCAACCGGCTCGATCTTGCCCGCTGGACGGTCGATCCGGGCAATCCGCTGACAGCGCGCGTCGCCGTCAATCGCATCTGGCAGCAGTACTGGGGTCGCGGTCTGGTGGAGACCGAGAACGACTTCGGCACCCAGGGCGAGCCACCCTCGCACCCCGAACTGCTCGACTGGCTGGCCACGGAATTCATCGCACAGGGCTGGAGCATGAAGGCGATGCACCGCCTGATCGTCACCTCGGCAGCCTACCGCCAGGCATCGACGGTGAGGCGCGATCTGGAAAACATCGATCCCTTGAACAAACTCTGCGCCCGCCAGACCCGCATCCGGCTCGACGCCGAGGTCATCCGCGACGTCTGCCTCTCGGCCAGCGGCCTGCTCTTCGAAAAACTGGGAGGCCCGCCCGTGCACCCACCCCAGCCCGATGGCGTCATGGCGCTCGGCCAGGTGAGGCGCCCCTGGCCAACCAGCACCGGGGATGATCGTCATCGCCGGGGCATCTACACGCAGCGCTGGCGCGGAACCCTCCACCCGGCCTTCGCCGTCTTCGACGCACCGGACGGCGTGACAGCGTGCACGCGCCGGCTGCACTCCAACACACCGCTGCAGGCGCTCACCCTCCTCAACGATCCGCAGTTCCATGAATTTTCCCAGGCGCTTGCACGCCGCATGCTCGACACCCGCAGGGGCGGCATCACAAGCCAGATCGAAACCGCCTTCCGCCTCTGCCTCGCGCGCAAACCCGACCGCATCGAGCGCCGGCGCCTCGTTGATCTCTATCAGCAGCAGCTTCAGGCTGCGTCCGGATCCGACCCGCAGCGCCGCCTCGAAGCCTGGGAAACCGTGGCCCGCGTCCTGCTCAACCTCGACGAAACCATCACGCGGGAGTGA
- a CDS encoding MFS transporter: protein MSRQSPSERLLLLILAGIQFTHIMDFMVMMPLAPQLMRELNLGAGRFTALVAAYSISAGVVGLLGAPFIDRFDRRTLLLCMYAGFGVATLLCGLARDAHTLLIARAIGGAFGGISGSLCMAIVSDIVPPERRAAGIGIVMTAFAVAAAIGVPVGLQLAQSFGWRTPFTLLALVAGVMWSVVFRIVPPVRGHLSEGEAGGRSFRELLGDGNAWRALVFMGVTVLSHFSVIPLLSPHLVGDMALPEKYLSVVYFIGGVSSVLTAPRVGRLADRFGRQRIFNIMVVVAMLVTLVIANSGPTPVWLTLVLNGLFFIFASGRFVPSQAIVTLAVPSSRRGAFLSLSSCTRDLISGVSSTVGGWIVTKQPDERLLHFNWLGWIAVAAGLLSIGLARSVRVKDTGFAVPRGDVAGQKVPVA from the coding sequence ATGTCGCGCCAGTCTCCTTCCGAACGTCTGCTCCTGCTGATCCTGGCGGGGATTCAGTTCACACACATCATGGACTTCATGGTCATGATGCCGCTCGCGCCGCAGTTGATGCGCGAGCTGAATCTGGGGGCGGGGCGTTTCACCGCGCTTGTGGCGGCCTATTCGATTTCGGCGGGAGTCGTGGGATTGCTTGGAGCACCGTTCATCGATCGATTCGATCGGCGCACGCTCCTTCTGTGCATGTATGCTGGATTCGGCGTGGCCACGCTGCTTTGCGGACTGGCGCGGGATGCGCACACGCTTCTGATTGCCCGCGCTATTGGCGGTGCTTTTGGAGGGATCTCCGGGTCGCTGTGCATGGCGATTGTGAGCGACATTGTGCCGCCGGAGCGTCGTGCGGCGGGAATTGGAATCGTCATGACGGCATTTGCCGTCGCGGCCGCGATCGGCGTTCCGGTGGGGCTGCAACTGGCGCAGTCATTCGGCTGGCGCACGCCGTTCACGCTGCTCGCGCTGGTCGCCGGCGTCATGTGGTCCGTCGTGTTTCGCATCGTGCCTCCGGTGCGCGGGCACCTGAGTGAAGGTGAAGCTGGGGGACGGTCGTTTCGCGAGTTGCTGGGTGACGGCAATGCCTGGCGGGCACTCGTTTTCATGGGGGTGACGGTGCTGAGTCACTTCAGCGTCATCCCGCTGCTGTCACCGCATCTCGTCGGAGACATGGCGCTGCCTGAGAAATACCTCTCCGTCGTCTATTTCATCGGCGGCGTGTCAAGCGTCCTGACCGCGCCGCGGGTTGGCCGTCTGGCGGATAGATTCGGCCGTCAGCGCATTTTCAACATCATGGTGGTGGTTGCGATGCTGGTCACTCTGGTGATCGCGAACTCCGGGCCAACGCCCGTCTGGCTGACGCTCGTCCTGAACGGACTGTTCTTCATCTTTGCGAGCGGACGGTTCGTGCCGAGTCAGGCGATCGTGACGCTCGCGGTGCCGTCCTCGCGCCGCGGGGCGTTCCTGAGTCTGAGCAGCTGCACGCGGGACCTGATTTCCGGAGTCAGCTCGACGGTGGGCGGCTGGATTGTCACCAAGCAGCCCGACGAACGTCTGTTGCATTTCAACTGGCTCGGATGGATAGCCGTTGCGGCCGGCCTGCTGAGCATTGGCCTTGCGAGGTCCGTGCGTGTGAAGGATACGGGCTTTGCGGTGCCGCGAGGTGATGTCGCTGGTCAGAAGGTTCCCGTGGCGTAG
- a CDS encoding DUF1501 domain-containing protein, translating into MRPISPEEHLRQLTRRHFFSRCSVGLGGIALASLLGRHPLSGATTAPLPGSPRRHPHFAPSAKNVIYLFMAGGPSQLELFDYKPRLVELNNQPIPESFLEGKRFAFMDSSHSTKLLGTRRTFSQHGRSGAWVSDLFPHTAGIVDDITILKSCQATLFNHAPAKLFMNTGSGQFGRPSMGAWVNYGLGSEAKDLPGFVVLQSGPRGPRGGPVNWGSGFLPTSFQGVPLRSGAEPILDLSNPPGVTSQKQRETIDAIRDLNLRRAVATGDPEIHTRIAAYEMAFAMQSSAPKLIDLSGESDATLRLYGADRTTHSFARNCLLARRLIERGTRFVQLYHTNWDSHGGPGENLQGDFEKICREVDQGQAALVTDLKSRGLLDDTLVIWGGEFGRTPMGETRDTTGRNHHIDAFTMWFAGGGVKAGAVIGETDELGFNAVEDRAHVHDIHATILHLLGIDHTQLTFRFQGRDYRLTDVHGNVINKLLA; encoded by the coding sequence ATGCGCCCCATCTCCCCCGAGGAACACCTCCGCCAGTTGACGCGACGCCACTTCTTCAGTCGCTGTTCCGTCGGACTGGGCGGCATCGCACTGGCCTCCCTGCTGGGGCGGCACCCGCTCTCCGGCGCAACAACCGCTCCCCTGCCTGGCTCCCCCCGGAGGCATCCACACTTCGCCCCGAGCGCAAAAAACGTCATCTACCTCTTCATGGCGGGCGGCCCGAGCCAGCTCGAGCTCTTCGACTACAAGCCCCGCCTCGTCGAGCTCAACAACCAGCCGATCCCGGAGTCGTTTCTTGAAGGGAAACGCTTCGCCTTCATGGACAGCAGTCACTCGACGAAGCTGCTCGGCACGCGCCGGACATTCAGCCAGCACGGACGCAGCGGCGCGTGGGTGTCCGACCTCTTCCCCCACACCGCCGGCATCGTCGACGACATCACCATCCTGAAGTCCTGCCAGGCCACGCTGTTCAATCATGCTCCGGCAAAGTTGTTCATGAACACCGGATCGGGTCAGTTCGGCCGTCCGAGCATGGGCGCATGGGTCAACTACGGACTCGGCAGCGAGGCGAAGGACCTGCCCGGTTTTGTCGTGCTGCAGTCCGGGCCGCGGGGCCCGCGGGGAGGACCGGTCAACTGGGGATCCGGTTTCCTGCCGACAAGTTTCCAGGGCGTGCCGCTGCGATCCGGTGCGGAGCCCATCCTCGATCTCAGCAACCCGCCCGGCGTGACATCGCAGAAGCAGCGCGAGACGATCGACGCCATTCGCGATCTCAACCTGCGCCGGGCGGTCGCCACCGGCGACCCTGAGATTCACACGCGCATCGCCGCCTACGAGATGGCCTTCGCCATGCAGTCGAGCGCGCCGAAGCTCATCGATCTGTCGGGCGAATCCGACGCCACGCTGCGGCTCTACGGGGCGGACCGCACCACGCACTCCTTTGCACGCAACTGCCTGCTCGCCCGCCGGCTGATCGAGCGCGGCACGCGCTTCGTGCAGTTGTATCACACGAACTGGGACAGCCACGGCGGCCCGGGTGAAAACCTTCAGGGTGACTTCGAGAAGATCTGCCGCGAGGTCGACCAGGGGCAGGCCGCCCTCGTCACGGATCTCAAGTCACGCGGCCTGCTCGATGACACGCTGGTGATCTGGGGCGGCGAGTTCGGCCGCACGCCGATGGGCGAGACGCGCGACACCACCGGCCGCAATCATCACATCGACGCCTTCACCATGTGGTTCGCAGGCGGAGGCGTGAAGGCCGGCGCGGTCATCGGCGAGACCGACGAACTCGGCTTCAACGCGGTCGAGGACCGCGCGCACGTGCACGACATCCATGCGACAATCCTGCATCTGCTGGGCATTGATCACACGCAGTTGACCTTCCGTTTCCAGGGCCGCGACTACCGACTCACCGACGTGCACGGAAATGTAATCAACAAGCTGCTGGCATAG